The Rhodopirellula islandica genome segment CTTGACTTGGCCTGCACGACATATTCGGCCACGCCATCTTCTAACGGCTTCTTCTGATCAATGTCTAAGAGATTGATCCACGGCGATCCGCTGAACTCAAAGTTTTCCGGATCATTAGGCGAGCTGTACAGAACCTTGAAGCTGGTTTTAACTGGCTCGTCTGCTTGAGACTCTAAAGAAGACGCAATGAGAACCAGACTCGTTGGGTTGAAAGCAAGCAGGCCCCGAAGCTTTGAACTAATAACAAGGCTAGCCGTACGACCCTCCTTCCCTTTTGGGGGCGGGAATGTAATTCTTTGGACCCAAACGTGCTTCGCATAATTCCCGTCCGGGCGTAGCTTTACAACCACTTCACAAGACTCTCCAGGACGGAGTTGCGACTGCGCAGTTTCTACCCCTACGCATCCGCAAGAAGTCTCGGGATTACCCAGGTAGATTATCCCTCCAGTCTCGTTACTCAACTCCAGCCGCACGACATTGTCAGTGGCTATTGACAGGTCAACGTCACATGCCGCTTGTACATTGAATGGCGTCGTCTGGCGAAGAGAAACAGCAAGGGTTTTGTGCTTGGCCCGATCCTGCGCCATGCAACATGAGGAAACCAAAGCCAAAAGAAACGCAATCCGAATCC includes the following:
- a CDS encoding DUF1573 domain-containing protein produces the protein MNTRIRIAFLLALVSSCCMAQDRAKHKTLAVSLRQTTPFNVQAACDVDLSIATDNVVRLELSNETGGIIYLGNPETSCGCVGVETAQSQLRPGESCEVVVKLRPDGNYAKHVWVQRITFPPPKGKEGRTASLVISSKLRGLLAFNPTSLVLIASSLESQADEPVKTSFKVLYSSPNDPENFEFSGSPWINLLDIDQKKPLEDGVAEYVVQAKSSEIPIEGTHGHLQIKDKRTGDFRVLRLSMVRRPPIRIVPSILVFRESREAGKMEAYALLIRESSSETDRQAKSEQQMPGKREHFSSETPVHFTATIGRQSVEARVLSGAESFRRVHLSMSVPDSEELLVDGAKPVMNWRALWGDLSVNEQSDVLFPSIPKGRM